Within the Hermetia illucens chromosome 6, iHerIll2.2.curated.20191125, whole genome shotgun sequence genome, the region CAGTTCTAGAATTTTGTTTCGATTTCTTACATGAAAGCAGCATGACTAAAACTGCAATCCTATAAAACTTATATTTTAAGTTATGATTCTGCGACTTCAGTCCAAATCCTGTTAAAATAGTTGCGATCACATCTGTTATTAATGTAATAATACAGAGAGCTGCAGTTGCTTTAATATAAGCTGAAATACAGAAAAATTGTAATATGAAACgcttcaattttttccatgatTAAATCTAGCTCACTTACCAACATCTCTACTAGGGTAACAACCTGGTGGGTCGTGTAGGTTAAATGGTAATGGAGGCATGATATCCTCTTCGATACAATGAACAAAGAGACCTTGCCGCCAGCCGGCGGCCATCAACCAATCAGTCGATGCGAGTGCCATAACCATTAATACGATTACTATGATACCACATATGAAAGCTATGacctaaaaaattgaaatttaattattaGGTGGATTAAATCTTCTGCTATATTTCGTTGATTGGCTTGATCACAAGTTGGAAACAGCTTGTTGAATACGAGACTAAATACTAGCTTCAATTTAAGCGTTAGCTTTACTTTCAATCCATCATTTTTTTCTCCTAACCACTTTACTTATTGTTATAAGGTTACGTATTTCGCAAACCAGGTTTGGTTATTTCCATCATTTTATCCAAAGCTTAGCAAATAACTGAATTTGAATTAGCAAACAAACTGAAAAGGGATTGTTCGCTCCCCTCTGCAGTGTTTGCTCGAATCCAAAACAGAATATTTTTCCACTCAAACCTAATCTAACCGTAAACAAGCACTAATGAATAGATACTATAGAATGCTACCTACCTTCAGTGGCCTTGTTATCGTTATCGTCTCAATTGTTGTTGTCGGAGCCATTTTCGATTCTGACGGTCTCCTAGAACTAATTACGTCCAATTATATCACAAATACACATCAAAACTTCACCAAAAGCATACCAAAATATCAAATCCTTTCAAATGAGAATAATCTTCCAGAGATAATCTCGATTAGTTAGTTTGGGTTTTAGAAACACTCAAAAAATCTGTCGAAAAAAAAGGGTTAAATAAGTTAATTTCAACGCTTGTAAAGCCACACTGTAAAAACAACTTAAATCGAAAATCATGCATAATAAAACACCTTCGAAAGGGACGTGGGTTTAATCAAGAAACAAAAGCAGTCACCAGATGCGCGTTACTTTCCGAATGCATGTGTCCTTGCACTATTTATTCAACGATAATAAAACACCATTTTTCTAGAGCTTTGAAACTTTCATTTTTGTCGATGAAATCCCTTTAATTCCCCCCGGTAATTCGATAGTTCTTAACtcgaaattaatttaatttatagcCTCAAAATCAGATTTGTCACCAGGCTTGAAGCTTCAAATACAGCGTATCAACACGACCTAGTTTTGCTTGAAAGGTTTTAAAAATAGACACTTATATGAAACAAAAACCCAACTGGGGCTGGGAAAATTTTTTGCAGGAGATTGATTGACATGATAAAATTTCCGTTATTCGATTTTAGCGCGTTTCCACCTCTCAACCACAGAGATAACCAactggaaataaataaataacctcAGCAGATAAGATATAACCTGCGCAGTCCCACGTTCCACCGACTAGTTGCATTTGATTCCAtgcaactttttttaaaattcaattttagatggaaaatctggaaaactgGATCCTAATAAGTACTATTACTAGCTCCCTATCGGGCTACCCTCTAAGTCTTGCCTCATTATCAATTTAATTATTAGCACCACAAACTGAGGTAAaagtttaaattgttttcccaaaGTTTTATTACACTCGTCTGAGGTAGATGAAATATAACGTAGGCAATTACGGCTTCATTATATTCTGGCTCTCGTAAGAATGGAAAGCTTTAGGTGTGCTGGCATGGAGAGGAATTCTTAGAAAATTATACTAGAACTGTTGGTTCTCTTTCTGAGAATATTCAACTTGTTTATCAGTTCGAAGAGTTCCTGTTCTGTAAAACTAAAACTGGACTGATTTCCCAACTCAACGATGATGTTGATACTGTGTGGGCATTCTATCTTGTTGCTTTTAGTCCGGACGGGAGCCTGCGGAATTTAAATTGATTTAGTAATGAGGAATTAATGGAAGAATACTGACAAATACATTTGTTATGTTTAAGGGCATTTTATTATCTATTTTGCTTTCGTTAAGCTGCCATTAAcctatagggtcgaaaatccacTTATTCATTCTGGCAAACAAAGCGAACAGGATTTGATGGTAATTGAACTcaagttgaaaataaatttgcctGAGAACTGGTTGATAGAGGCGTATGCTTTCTTATAGCGTAAATACCTCTCAATCTGAGGCAGCAGTTTCCAAGGCATAGATGACGTAGTGGAAGAC harbors:
- the LOC119658842 gene encoding transmembrane protein 47 isoform X1, which encodes MTNVSNKNQSGRTENKKRTLAERPTHGERNILGGFHSFDADSLSSYSEFDTESVTLDYFRESSRRPSESKMAPTTTIETITITRPLKVIAFICGIIVIVLMVMALASTDWLMAAGWRQGLFVHCIEEDIMPPLPFNLHDPPGCYPSRDVAYIKATAALCIITLITDVIATILTGFGLKSQNHNLKYKFYRIAVLVMLLSLLAVLTALILYPVCFAAELNLGNRPIWEFGWAYGVGWGAAIFLFGGVVLLLCDKESEEIYYKERKIVHENQMRA
- the LOC119658842 gene encoding transmembrane protein 47 isoform X2, with amino-acid sequence MAPTTTIETITITRPLKVIAFICGIIVIVLMVMALASTDWLMAAGWRQGLFVHCIEEDIMPPLPFNLHDPPGCYPSRDVAYIKATAALCIITLITDVIATILTGFGLKSQNHNLKYKFYRIAVLVMLLSLLAVLTALILYPVCFAAELNLGNRPIWEFGWAYGVGWGAAIFLFGGVVLLLCDKESEEIYYKERKIVHENQMRA